One window of the Rhipicephalus microplus isolate Deutch F79 chromosome 2, USDA_Rmic, whole genome shotgun sequence genome contains the following:
- the LOC119170553 gene encoding calcineurin-binding protein cabin-1-like, producing MIKFCALNSNDTSSPQDDDDSPVVTREAQEEEAFGLYRKALGQLQQESHDEALASFRELLALPFISRCSAPPQDDNSVARSAGGTLPPALMLKYVALKNLGAIQVRLGDSRGAVAAYLDAAEIDSTDVTLWYKIGRLALGLYLYPLARIAFEEGLRCSAQHWPCLSNLMTVLYVLNDDLGCLEYAARALRLDPGYVKALAFREAVFRENPALKSYQDGLFKGCDPSVFTRAVSKEDAEVVLSEARKLREKRRELYTPGKLPRIPLRNKLGEMSWVALGQAMLELYEFVATAKRDSDMSLACKVDLLRSEIDNKPVAEVTDLKKESPSDSLQQGSGNSSGDLIICMNTPSDPTSQAELPEDQPQTEPVEQQLAQPADLGSLAEQLTIVTRELSTPDENGGSRLTLGRGRRGGKRKRLSLEHLDPSLKRRSARVRNTLRKTQESVNYQELLTQFLPSSLAYEGKDDREDSIPNFSDLNSDHTYGLTPTGTLQEDVDKVVSDIEGIEKTESEAVQRFINDHGDRHTLMDLMEDYLWELSSREDLLWPPRLCDIFVDVYKSLRPHIERPSIFTGHEEAVNILRHSMSTLLYCEFMMDKVVVAKAQAQPSASVSPRSPGNQLGPEFPSAQFGCDLEFVAQMSVREGVFEEKWIPFVLRSFWAEARFLMLSGETESAVQVLENVLCRIDYESAPDKQPLTIRITNCKMNDVISREVVQEQLESLQRCQSLEEVHRLFELGRYKVVADLLIQTFKKPGSRSRKLHAKANIPERHAQLILLQESLWKLKDYSGCLIWGEASLNEALNEYLSATSPALKCDWSNTIVLVLSDIHRCIKHDMGLLGSLESPKLTRMAHNIIKLINVQMDVSESSNEMAVPTVLSWNILYYILKHEEDKIQLLAARSESQSGVASFGEHGKTAGMTGAMPSSLMLFFTAHEHLGRRSWCTLSDGVLLYLFVDVVMQELSKKSAIATAFYEDLNNGIEQCFYCLYGHPHRRGKVKHLQEHNAKQVSLTWDNCKKVFDFFKPPYLPGFDSFKASTVSSELEVLLKSIVALVPSDQDPSNIESTIAAYIDGSIDTFPTLPDTSNFSPLVLELYYLLGDYYFKNKEFAKAIRYYTLDVCLNPDRLDSWAGLALSRNTQIEHRINSCEPRNESTIQKRAASTLRCFKRALEIDASNSALWIEYGSCVYMLQSNISRQLKQSSQFVLSGEAAEALAKRKKELLETAKNCYESASRCEEDCRRADEMWLNHYLLGKITHKLGYSPAIYLDHLYQSLQHLYEMYAVYPRRILYHSPPKLSIESLELYYKIHALSIKYLLKYEDTPAPKDELRAIWKYIQKAGSSPFAKFQEKAELMDYHSSENDEESDETVEEEKATETSRQAKKRSLETDHDYYNAKKPHLEQKCAEGKASTTDSPSSADEQELSVVKEILDCLLSVVSEKLAAEERQASLNRTDMSTAVMVTDDRGVTPSSDPCPVENPLEVKQEKCTDAQRETPAKELATVVLHDQQSVTNANSDNKKATPGLSSDTSEKVQGSEQESQVSSSDPFLKLEEAEMKQVLLKTCVHAMKECLSRFPQHFKSVYYLARFYCHSKRSCNLQLARDYLLDSGLSRPTAAGLDSAPPISGLFAERKTTNFFTGIWHTPGDEIDRAGSFATHMYRSIVLLLEILERCNDVDMLAQLAVQLNREPEPEKKYLRDVDRTYLARKAFETAMILASRRLDILMNEEPPPEDDVLVLALLDVYRVFQVFQKQGVFVDEAGAALAESYRLYKLGEVDSSPPIAQQAVMFCARRQHRESLRALEAAAYSFEQRPLYDVDGTARSNSDSL from the coding sequence ATGATCAAGTTCTGCGCGCTCAACTCGAACGACACATCGTCGCCTCAGGATGACGACGACTCTCCGGTGGTTACCAGGGAGGCCCAAGAGGAAGAAGCCTTCGGCTTGTACCGCAAGGCACTCGGTCAACTGCAGCAGGAAAGCCACGACGAGGCCCTCGCGTCGTTCCGCGAGCTCCTAGCGCTGCCATTCATCAGCCGGTGCAGCGCGCCGCCTCAAGATGACAACAGCGTCGCGAGAAGCGCTGGCGGAACGCTTCCTCCAGCGCTCATGCTCAAGTACGTGGCGCTTAAGAACCTCGGCGCCATCCAAGTGCGGCTGGGAGACTCCCGCGGAGCCGTCGCCGCCTACCTGGACGCCGCGGAGATCGACTCGACTGATGTCACGCTCTGGTACAAGATAGGTCGACTCGCTCTCGGCCTTTACCTTTACCCGCTGGCGAGAATCGCCTTCGAGGAAGGGCTGCGCTGCAGCGCGCAACACTGGCCCTGCCTTAGCAACCTGATGACCGTGCTGTACGTACTAAACGACGACTTGGGCTGCCTAGAATATGCTGCACGGGCGCTGCGCCTAGACCCCGGTTACGTGAAGGCTTTGGCATTCAGAGAAGCTGTGTTTCGCGAGAATCCAGCCCTGAAGAGCTATCAGGACGGCCTATTCAAAGGCTGCGACCCGTCGGTGTTCACGCGAGCCGTCAGTAAGGAAGACGCCGAAGTGGTGCTCTCGGAAGCTCGGAAGCTGAGGGAGAAGCGACGCGAGCTTTACACGCCCGGAAAGTTGCCCAGGATACCGCTGCGCAATAAACTCGGCGAAATGTCCTGGGTAGCCCTGGGCCAGGCGATGCTGGAACTGTACGAGTTCGTAGCCACCGCCAAGCGTGACAGCGACATGTCGCTGGCGTGTAAAGTGGACTTGCTGAGGAGTGAGATCGACAACAAGCCTGTCGCCGAAGTCACCGACTTGAAGAAGGAGTCCCCTTCGGACAGCCTTCAGCAGGGAAGCGGCAATTCCTCGGGTGACCTCATCATCTGCATGAACACTCCCAGCGACCCAACGTCACAGGCCGAGCTACCCGAGGATCAACCCCAGACAGAACCTGTGGAACAGCAGTTAGCGCAGCCAGCGGACCTGGGGTCGCTGGCCGAGCAGCTTACCATTGTGACTCGGGAGTTATCCACACCCGATGAGAACGGCGGTTCGAGGTTGACGCTTGGCAGAGGCAGGAGAGGCGGGAAGCGCAAGCGTCTCTCTCTAGAACACTTGGATCCATCTTTGAAAAGACGCTCGGCGAGGGTTCGAAATACGCTGCGTAAGACTCAGGAGAGCGTCAACTACCAGGAGCTTTTGACCCAGTTCCTACCATCTAGTCTGGCATACGAGGGCAAGGACGATAGGGAAGACAGCATCCCGAACTTCTCTGACCTGAACAGTGACCACACCTATGGCTTGACTCCGACTGGAACTCTTCAGGAAGATGTTGATAAGGTAGTCAGTGACATTGAAGGCATTGAAAAGACTGAATCAGAAGCTGTGCAGAGGTTTATTAATGACCATGGGGATAGGCATACCCTTATGGACCTGATGGAAGACTACCTGTGGGAGCTGAGCAGTCGAGAAGATCTTCTTTGGCCTCCTCGTTTGTGTGATATCTTTGTTGATGTGTACAAGAGCTTAAGACCACATATAGAAAGACCATCTATCTTTACAGGGCATGAAGAAGCTGTAAACATTTTGCGACATTCTATGTCGACATTGCTGTATTGTGAGTTTATGATGGACAAGGTTGTTGTGGCTAAGGCGCAGGCTCAGCCATCTGCTTCAGTGTCACCGAGGAGTCCGGGCAATCAACTGGGACCAGAGTTTCCTAGTGCTCAATTTGGGTGTGACTTGGAATTTGTTGCTCAGATGTCGGTAAGAGAAGGCGTATTTGAAGAGAAATGGATCCCGTTTGTTCTGCGGTCATTCTGGGCAGAGGCACGCTTTTTGATGCTTAGTGGTGAAACTGAATCTGCTGTGCAAGTGCTAGAAAATGTTCTTTGTAGGATTGATTATGAGAGTGCACCTGACAAACAACCTCTAACAATACGCATAACAAATTGTAAAATGAATGATGTTATTTCTCGAGAGGTTGTTCAGGAACAGCTCGAATCGTTGCAGAGATGCCAGTCTCTTGAAGAGGTGCATCGTCTATTTGAGCTTGGTAGGTATAAGGTTGTAGCTGACCTGTTAATTCAGACATTTAAGAAGCCAGGCTCGAGAAGTCGCAAGCTACATGCTAAAGCAAACATTCCTGAACGCCATGCCCAGCTCATACTCTTGCAAGAGTCCCTATGGAAATTGAAGGACTACTCTGGCTGTCTGATTTGGGGTGAGGCTTCACTAAATGAAGCTTTGAACGAGTATCTTTCAGCGACGAGTCCAGCTCTCAAATGTGACTGGTCTAACACAATTGTCCTAGTTCTGTCAGATATTCATCGTTGCATCAAGCACGACATGGGGCTGCTAGGTAGTCTTGAGAGCCCAAAGCTTACTAGAATGGCCCACAACATCATCAAGCTGATAAATGTGCAGATGGATGTCAGCGAGTCCAGCAATGAGATGGCAGTGCCCACCGTTCTGTCATGGAATATACTATATTATATACTCAAGCATGAAGAAGACAAGATACAGCTTTTGGCAGCACGATCTGAAAGTCAGTCGGGCGTGGCTAGCTTTGGAGAGCATGGAAAGACAGCTGGAATGACTGGCGCCATGCCTTCATCTTTGATGCTTTTCTTCACAGCCCATGAACACCTGGGCAGACGGTCGTGGTGTACATTATCTGATGGTGTGCTGTTGTACTTGTTTGTAGATGTTGTAATGCAGGAGCTTTCTAAGAAGTCTGCCATTGCGACTGCTTTCTATGAAGATCTTAACAATGGCATCGAGCAGTGCTTTTATTGTCTTTATGGACACCCACATCGTCGTGGCAAGGTGAAACACCTTCAGGAGCACAATGCAAAGCAAGTTAGTCTCACATGGGACAACTGCAAAAAGGTCTTTGACTTCTTTAAGCCTCCTTATTTGCCTGGCTTTGACAGCTTTAAAGCCAGCACTGTTTCATCAGAGCTTGAGGTGCTGCTGAAAAGCATCGTAGCACTGGTTCCTTCTGACCAGGATCCCAGCAACATTGAAAGCACAATAGCTGCGTACATTGATGGTAGTATTGATACTTTTCCAACACTTCCAGACACAAGTAATTTTAGCCCTTTGGTGCTCGAGCTGTATTACCTGCTTGGTGACTACTACTTCAAGAACAAGGAATTTGCAAAAGCCATACGCTACTACACACTGGATGTCTGCCTGAATCCCGACCGACTTGACTCTTGGGCGGGCCTtgcactttctcgaaacacccaAATAGAGCATCGTATTAACTCCTGCGAGCCAAGGAATGAGTCGACTATTCAGAAGAGGGCTGCATCAACACTTAGATGTTTTAAACGTGCTCTTGAGATTGATGCCAGTAACTCAGCATTGTGGATTGAGTATGGATCATGTGTCTACATGCTGCAGTCAAACATTTCCAGACAGCTGAAGCAAAGCAGCCAATTTGTGCTGAGTGGTGAGGCTGCTGAAGCTCTTGCTAAACGCAAAAAGGAACTTTTGGAAACTGCCAAAAATTGCTATGAGTCGGCCAGCCGTTGTGAGGAGGACTGCAGGCGGGCTGACGAGATGTGGCTCAACCACTACCTTCTCGGAAAGATCACACACAAGCTTGGCTACTCACCAGCCATATACCTGGATCACTTGTACCAGTCGTTGCAGCATCTGTATGAAATGTATGCTGTATATCCACGGCGAATTTTGTACCACTCACCACCAAAACTTTCGATAGAATCACTAGAGCTCTACTACAAGATTCATGCTCTTTCCATCAAATATTTACTGAAGTATGAGGATACACCAGCACCGAAGGATGAGCTACGTGCCATTTGGAAGTACATTCAAAAGGCAGGAAGCAGCCCATTTGCAAAGTTCCAGGAGAAAGCTGAGCTCATGGATTATCACTCATCGGAAAATGATGAAGAGAGTGATGAAACTGTTGAAGAAGAAAAGGCCACTGAGACAAGCAGACAAGCTAAGAAAAGAAGCCTGGAGACTGATCACGACTACTACAATGCAAAGAAGCCACACCTTGAGCAGAAATGTGCAGAGGGGAAGGCTTCAACTACTGACTCTCCTTCCTCAGCAGATGAGCAGGAATTGTCAGTTGTAAAGGAAATTCTTGACTGTCTTCTGTCAGTTGTCAGTGAAAAGTTAGCAGCCGAAGAAAGGCAGGCTTCGTTGAACCGCACAGATATGTCCACAGCAGTGATGGTCACTGATGATCGAGGTGTCACACCTTCCAGTGACCCTTGTCCTGTAGAAAACCCACTGGAAGTGAAGCAAGAGAAGTGTACCGATGCTCAGCGTGAAACACCTGCAAAGGAGCTGGCCACAGTAGTGCTACATGATCAGCAAAGTGTGACAAATGCCAACAGTGACAACAAAAAGGCCACACCTGGTCTATCCTCTGACACATCAGAAAAAGTACAGGGGTCCGAACAGGAGTCCCAAGTTTCAAGCAGTGATCCATTCTTGAAGCTTGAAGAGGCTGAAATGAAGCAGGTCCTGCTAAAGACGTGCGTGCATGCCATGAAGGAATGCTTGAGTCGCTTCCCGCAGCACTTCAAGAGCGTCTACTACCTGGCGCGCTTCTACTGCCACTCCAAGCGCTCATGCAATCTGCAGCTGGCGCGCGACTACTTGCTGGACTCTGGACTGAGTCGGCCGACTGCAGCAGGGTTGGATTCAGCACCACCCATATCTGGCCTGTTTGCCGAAAGGAAGACCACAAATTTCTTTACAGGCATCTGGCACACGCCGGGTGATGAGATAGATCGTGCCGGCAGCTTTGCCACGCACATGTACCGTTCCATCGTACTGCTGCTGGAGATCTTAGAGCGATGCAATGATGTGGACATGCTGGCGCAGTTGGCAGTCCAGCTGAATCGTGAGCCAGAACCAGAAAAGAAGTATCTGCGTGATGTGGACCGCACATACTTGGCCCGGAAAGCGTTTGAGACTGCTATGATTTTGGCTAGCCGGCGGCTTGACATTTTGATGAATGAAGAGCCACCTCCTGAGGACGATGTGTTGGTGTTGGCCTTGTTGGATGTTTACAGGGTGTTCCAGGTGTTTCAGAAGCAGGGCGTGTTTGTGGACGAGGCTGGTGCAGCACTCGCCGAGTCGTATCGTCTCTACAAGCTGGGCGAGGTTGACTCATCACCACCAATTGCTCAGCAGGCTGTCATGTTCTGCGCTCGGCGGCAGCACAGGGAATCTCTGCGTGCCCTAGAGGCGGCAGCATATAGCTTTGAGCAGCGCCCACTCTATGATGTGGACGGAACTGCGAGAAGCAATTCAGACTCTCTCTGA
- the Tango11 gene encoding transport and golgi organization 11 encodes MSNNPSPVHRFSGEYDAFYDPDFTAEISNKMRVPHRISVFERDDSEKDIDTLLGRDKINEQTLAMHVPDRILVRGGNQHIEGRDPMPEMRLEKSMDPQPEPILLSTPPRTLTLDTHAYPAVDAEDEAGDSAKSSLRVRRKTTLSKLHNGDISLFNNSGSVPTTPPGPLCIEDEVLTLRKQIRNVSRRLIIIEQENQQRQQREIVLYSVGVLYFLLKGLMWLGRHW; translated from the exons ATGTCAAACAACCCGAGTCCAGTCCATCGGTTCTCGGGAGAATATGATGCCTTCTACGATCCAGACTTCACTGCAGAAATCAGTAACAAGATGCGCGTCCCACATCGTATTAGCGTCTTTGAACGTGACGACAGTGAGAAGGACATTGATACACTGCTCGGCAGGGACAAAATCAACGAGCAAACACTGGCCATGCACGTGCCAGACCGGATCCTTGTGCGAG GCGGCAACCAGCACATTGAGGGCAGGGACCCAATGCCAGAGATGCGGCTCGAGAAATCGATGGATCCACAGCCAGAGCCCATCCTCCTGTCTACTCCACCACGCACCTTGACGCTCGACACGCACGCCTACCCAGCCGTTGATGCAGAAGACGAGGCCGGGGACAGTGCCAAGTCCTCGCTCAGGGTGCGTCGCAAAACAACCTTGAGCAAGCTGCACAACGGCGACATCAGTCTCTTCAACAACAGCGG GTCAGTGCCAACAACTCCGCCTGGTCCGCTCTGCATCGAAGACGAGGTACTGACATTGAGGAAGCAAATTCGCAATGTGAGTCGGCGCCTCATCATCATCGAGCAGGAAAATCAGCAGCGACAGCAGCGTGAGATTGTCCTCTACTCGGTTGGCGTGCTCTACTTCCTTCTCAAGGGACTGATGTGGCTGGGCCGGCATTGGTGA
- the LOC119170554 gene encoding uncharacterized protein LOC119170554: MDNGESTLTSNGNASEASTATPKASANAEPYCEKYYSLLKRYNAIQKQNYHLMYRIQRVKKLTTRLTKEKRFLTQRLNNYKQEKQAAMSMTQYAMDDRQFRRIKQEPMDPQAHHAVNEYLCRKRKEKCVKTS; this comes from the exons ATGGATAACGGTGAATCGACGTTGACGTCGAACGGTAATGCGAGCGAAGCTAGCACGGCGACTCCGAAGGCAAGCGCGAACGCCGAACCGTACTGCGAAAAGTATTATTCCTTGCTCAAACGTTACAACGCTATCCAAAAG CAAAACTACCACCTGATGTACCGGATACAGCGAGTCAAGAAGCTAACGACAAGATTGACCAAGGAGAAAAG ATTTCTCACACAACGGCTCAACAACTACAAACAGGAAAAACAAGCAGCCATGTCCATGACTCAGTACGCTATG GACGACAGGCAGTTCCGGAGAATCAAGCAAGAGCCCATGGATCCACAGGCACATCATGCGGTCAATGAATACCTGTGCCGGAAACGAAAGGAAAAGTGCGTCAAGACCAGTTGA